A DNA window from Tachysurus vachellii isolate PV-2020 chromosome 20, HZAU_Pvac_v1, whole genome shotgun sequence contains the following coding sequences:
- the LOC132863093 gene encoding M-phase phosphoprotein 9 has product MSTDDSISEDVSSSVALSHDHTSPNGGKESEASVVSSADTVSGLALPEEAAVITRPSSTPACTISSKIRSLCLSGAEEDFSSGRSLPFINPSSLETLRALVHEIQSSETDPEIWKNCEGRWLHLFQLVEKQYQEQILAQQEQYQCQIQLIQDEIKALVQLQKQQSGARSNRSGTVKTLEPPADLEHEIQASSPTNVSSNPQESSDDGLVTVQSSGYGTLSTWEPGTTTASLEGKDGVFLSRKEQDRSTSRSLLAKTQGQDSIPSRNAASNTSPHTAFSTVPNHPADQQRLNSKPLTSWAQRQKHIQRKSKTAKKQSLQKEGREESRPSGSPKEHMEHVDEVRHSAVHSNPAALKRTDSLVSEASGLTYWKLEEGELYRPLPDSFENRSFLLMQDVNLSQPSEDEARLSLSLREIYQNKQTVDPKGQEWDSLINSDASSPQVLTLDPGAHTRQSERTSGFTSPSRFSSPTSPISHTSPTVPRVYSEDEGSRTATTTLQATGSSVHEPRLDSRKPDASASLDDPVVLSLLRQKQREKHARHIADLRAYYESEISALKEKLDLVNLPLDMEKSNQILLERCEHLERALTEASMRIRELENKNRHLERQLAEWPECYDAASSTVKALQQRLEESKQSSKEKDNTVNKLRSRLHQLEEAVQNACRDVDEKEARVKKEHKMLQDLLQEYDSLRKDHERAKDNLVSTENKLYDAKEEIAELKRIISKLEAQVKQMEHENMAKTRQAFHNHLQPSGAGLYHHPDLLLSPSKRQRDVEYGTKNPGVSEKGGIGRGRPSPPDREQTHEEPTRRDVSLTPMMKALIQLEDTKATEGRAMTKPHCGSPRLGSKRPTVAFVDSVRVPSLEKGEAVLRAQRSLSPEGHRSSSLPPKAQRAGPPSTPTKRETLLYPLSAKSSPKRCPTENVSTAFGRPMHCQKHLHNRFDLHFDQTGFSSPPPSRRNSRTRLQLTPEGETPAQAVESSESDEQEVTDLDLLTHNHEDELILPRVQSLDDAEKLFDELAQEKQQIEAALSRIPGAGARVTLQTRLDQASLENRLEKVNRDLGSIRMTLKRFHILRSSANI; this is encoded by the exons ATGTCCACAGATGACAGCATCTCAGAGGACGTGTCTAGCTCCGTGGCACTGAGCCACGACCACACAAGCCCCAATGGAGGGAAGGAGAGCGAGGCATCCGTGGTTTCCTCCGCAGACACAGTGTCAGGGCTGGCTCTTCCCGAAGAGGCCGCTGTGATAACGCGACCATCCAGCACACCAGCATGCACCATTTCCAGCAAAATAAG GAGTCTGTGTCTCAGTGGCGCTGAGGAGGATTTCAGCTCAGGGAGAAGTCTTCCCTTCATCAACCCCAGTTCTTTAGAGACGCTTCGAGCGTTGGTGCACGAGATCCAGAGCAGCGAGACTGACCCTGAAATCTGGAAAAACTGTGAG GGCAGGTGGCTCCACCTCTTTCAGCTGGTGGAAAAGCAATATCAAGAACAAATTCTTGCTCAGCAAGAACAGTATCAGTGCCAAATACAG CTCATTCAGGACGAGATCAAAGCATTAGTGCAGCTACAGAAGCAGCAAAGCGGTGCACGGTCGAACCGCTCAGGCACAGTCAAGACTTTGGAGCCTCCAGCGGACCTGGAGCATGAAATCCAGGCTTCTAGCCCCACAAATGTCAGTTCGAACCCTCAGGAGAGCTCAGACGATGGCTTGGTGACTGTCCAGAGCAGCGGCTATGGCACTCTGTCCACATGGGAGCCTGGAACGACAACGGCGAGTCTGGAAGGAAAGGACGGGGTGTTTCTCTCACGAAAAGAGCAGGACCGCAGCACTTCACGCTCCCTTTTGGCAAAAACACAGGGGCAAGACAGCATCCCAAGCAGGAATGCAGCTTCTAATACTTCACCTCACACAGCTTTCTCAACCGTGCCAAATCATCCTGCTGACCAGCAGAGGCTAAACAG TAAACCGCTGACCTCCTGGGCCCAGAGGCAGAAACATATTCAGAGAAAaagcaaaacagcaaaaaaacagtCACTGCAGAAggaggggagagaagagagcaGGCCAAGTGGCTCTCCAAAGGAACATATGGAACATGTGGATGAA gtTCGACACAGTGCAGTTCATTCGAACCCCGCTGCCCTGAAGAGGACTGACAGCCTTGTGTCCGAAGCCTCGG GTCTTACTTACTGGAAGCTAGAAGAAGGCGAGCTTTACCGCCCTCTACCAGACAGCTTTGAAAACCGCTCTTTCCTCCTAATGCAGGATGTTAACCTGAGCcag CCTTCAGAAGATGAGGCACGactatctctgtctctccgaGAGATCTACCAGAACAAGCAGACGGTGGATCCTAAAGGCCAGGAGTGGGACTCCTTAATCAACTCTGATGCATCTTCCCCTCAG GTGCTGACTCTGGACCCCGGAGCTCATACGAGGCAGTCAGAGCGTACATCAGGCTTCACGTCTCCCTCGCGCTTCAGCAGCCCCACCTCGCCCATATCGCACACCTCACCCACCGTTCCCCGAGTTTATAGTGAGGATGAAGGAAGCCGCACCGCCACCACGACACTGCAGGCCACTGGCTCGTCTGTACACGAGCCACGACTGGACAGCAGGAAACCGGATGCTTCGGCTTCACTGGACGACCCTGTGGTACTCTCATT actgagacagaaacagagggaGAAACACGCACGGCACATAGCAGACCTCCGAGCATACTACGAGTCAGAGATCAGCGCCCTGAAGGAAAAGCTAGATTTGGTCAATTTACCTCTGGACATGGAGAAAAGCAACCAGATCCTGCTAGAACG GTGTGAACACTTGGAGCGGGCTCTTACAGAGGCGAGTATGCGCATCAGAGAACTGGAGAATAAGAACCGCCACCTGGAGAGACAGCTG GCGGAGTGGCCCGAGTGCTACGATGCAGCAAGTTCCACAGTTAAGGCCCTGCAGCAGCGTCTGGAGGAGAGCAAACAGAGCAGCAAGGAGAAAGATAACACCGTGAACAAGCTGAGGAGCCGCCTGCACCAGCTGGAGGAGGCTGTACAGAACGCCTGTAGAGACGTGGACGAAAAGGAGGCACGCGTGAAGAAAGAGCACAAGATGCTGCAGGAC CTGCTTCAAGAGTATGACTCATTAAGAAAAGATCACGAGAGAGCGAAG GACAATTTGGTGTCGACCGAAAATAAACTCTACGACGCCAAGGAAGAAATAGCAGAACTGAAAAG GATCATTTCTAAATTGGAAGCCCAAGTGAAGCAGATGGAACATGAGAACATGGCTAAAACTCGTCAGGCTTTTCACAACCACTTGCAGCCTTCGGGAGCTGG CTTATACCACCATCCTGATCTTCTACTTTCACCAAGCAAAAGGCAGCGCGATGTGGAATACGGCACAAAGAATCCTGGAGTTTCAGAAAAAGGAGGAATAGGAAGAGG CCGTCCTTCACCTCCAGACAGAGAGCAGACGCACGAGGAGCCGACGAGGAGGGACGTGTCCCTGACCCCCATGATGAAGGCTCTGATTCAGTTGGAGGACACCAAAGCCACAGAAGGACGGGCTATGACAAAACCCCACTGTGGTTCTCCCA gGTTAGGAAGTAAAAGACCCACAGTAGCATTTGTGGACAGTGTAAGAGTGCCTTCATTGGAAAAAGGTGAAGCTGTACTCAGAGCTCAAAGGAGTCTTTCTCCAGAAGGCCATCGCTCATCATCTCTTCCCCCCAAAGCACAGAGAGCAGGTCCTCCATCCACACCGA caAAGAGAGAAACTCTGCTCTATCCGCTCTCGGCAAAGTCCAGTCCTAAGCGATGCCCAACAGAGAACGTGTCCACTGCATTCGGTCGCCCCATGCATTGCCAAAAGCACCTGCATAACAG GTTTGATTTGCACTTTGATCAAACGGGTTTCAGCTCGCCGCCGCCGTCTCGCCGCAACTCGAGAACAAGGCTGCAGCTCACGCCGGAAG GTGAAACTCCAGCACAGGCTGTAGAGAGCAGTGAATCTGACGAGCAAGAGGTTACAGACCTGGACCTGCTAACCCACAACCATGAGGACGAGCTTATCCTCCCTCGTGTTCAGTCTCTAGACGATGCTGAGAAGCTGTTCGACGAGCTCGCGCAGGAGAAACAGCAG ATCGAGGCAGCACTCAGTCGCATTCCTGGGGCTGGAGCCAGGGTCACCTTGCAGACCAGGCTGGATCAG GCGTCTTTAGAGAACCGTTTGGAAAAAGTGAACCGTGATCTGGGATCCATCCGCATGACTCTGAAAAGATTCCACATTCTCCGCTCCTCTGCCAACATATAG